In Corylus avellana chromosome ca8, CavTom2PMs-1.0, the genomic stretch gagagagagaacaacaTACTTTTACACATAAAATGTGAAATCATAAATTCATGCAGtagaaaattcattttaccATATTTGTTCAAGTTTGCTTTTAATTTGAAGGAAGAATtttagagagattttttttgttaacctATGTCCAATAATGCCTTATTAATGGTAGACATATTCAAAGTATATCTCATccataaagaagaaaaatatattgtgAAGTAGACTTTAATTGACCTGTCTAACTTGGCAatcttcgaaaaaaaaaaaaaaaaaattacagttctTTTCATATAATAAATCTCTTGAAAATGGCATTCCCTAGACCTACTTGATATAAACACAGGTTAAGGGAGCATCACAGAGATGGATCTATGGGGGGGACTGAGAGTGGCCTTGGCCCCTCCCCCCACcccaaatcacaagaaaaaaaaaaaaaaatttaagcaaaataaataaataaaggtatttttttgctaattggTCTATTCCCAAATTAAAAGCTGGATTCGTCTCGAAGAATGGGTAGTATTGGaaattttgctatatatatgagAAGTGAATAATGATGAGCATGCTAATAGTAAATAGACATTACTACATGTTTATTTGATGTACTACAGAAGTTAATAGAGAactttgaaaataattatatgcTTTGTTTGAGtgtgttttgtttgatttttattttttcttgaaaaaaatgtttttatgcaacataaaagtgaaaactgtttttagaaatgttttgtatttaaattgtttgtttggAAATTTACATCTAACACAATTGAATCCCACTTGCTTAGGAAGAAGTAGAGATTAAATTGGGGTtttgtgatataaatgtgagaTGATTGAGACAATCAACACCAAAAGGAGAGGAGAGAGCACCCCCATGTGAACAAAAGCTTGGTCCCTCATAGATGATGGGtgaaactaaatttaaaattgaagtaCCAACACCTTATGGTGATTTGGTACATCTCATTCATTACATCCATCAACCATATGTATTATTTATCACTAAAATTGGCAATGATGCATACATTATGTCTTATGATTTTGGGGGGATAGTCCTATACATAGTCCACTCTATATGTTTGTATAAAGCGGGAAAAGTGGTCAATTTGGCACACTTAATTTGATTGGACAACAATAATAATTGTTCATCACCaatttatttatatcatatcagtttaatttttaaaaataaccaGTGATTTATTATGGTATAAAAGTAAATATCTTGAATTTAAACACTGACTTCACAAATTGCTATACAAGTCGAAACTCTCTCTCAATTGCCTGGCCGAAATTAACCGCAAACctttagttaaaatttaaagcatatatatatatatttgcaatttGATGTGAGCCACATTGACCAAGTCTACCACAAGAAGAACCTCTTCCAATCAAGTGCCTAGTCTTTGTAGTCTACCCATAGATCCCTATACAAGTCGCTCCTGGctattacaaaaaaagaaaaaacaaagaagaagtgGCAAAATTGACACAAGTGGGGCTTGAAAGTCAAGCTCGTTTGACTGACCACTGCAACAGGCTTTAACTTGTTTCAGAtggtatatataaataatgcaTTTTCATCactgtaatttatttattagttagcgttttttattttttaagttatcATATACATTAGTTAAGATTTTTTTACCGTATATGttacacattatttttttcaattatctttTATTCATCTGTTTTGCAAGTTTGGTGAATTAACccaccatttcttttttcttttctaaagttATCTCCTACTAGAAGTGGCTGATGAGGGTGGCTAACCACTTCAATGGGTGGTCCAGCCGCCCTTTACTTTAATATTCTCTTAAAATTACGTGGCAAGATCCAGACGGTTTAAAATCTTAGGAATTGGGAAGACTCAATCTTAGGCTTTGTATTGATTAGAAAATAAATGTTCGTCAGTCCATTATTAATAACTATATATTATTACCGTGTATCTCCATCTTGGACAAAGTAATAAATGTGAGGCAGTCCATTATAAAGGGAAGTGCGCCCATTGAAAGCAGGCCACAAATGAATGACAAAATTACAAATGAGAGCAGCTCTCTGAACTCCATTTAAACACTGGGCATTATTACTCTGCCTTATTAAATAACCAACTACTCCCCGGGCCAAATGTTACCGTCGATGATGTCGGAATTATTGGAAATTTGAGTAAAAATATGGTTAGTATTAgactaattattttaattaaaaaaatttgtaagctGTTGCAATACTAATCAAATTTGGCAAgtgctttaaaggaaaaaaaaaaaaaaaaattttgacttaTAATAAGACATGGATGTGAATTTGGAAaggataaaaaattatatttagtacTTAAGTTTTTATATGATTTGGATTTAACGTTcttaatttcaagaataaagtCAGTAGGTTTtatcaaagtttaaaattgGTTATTCTATCTTtttatcatcaaaattaataatttgttatttacGATATGTGTTTTATTGGATACGCCAATGTCTATCTCAACACCACGCCAACGAAATGACGTCTTTTGTTATTGTAGGTTTGCTCTTTAGATTCTTAGATTTTgtatttctttatgttttaagcgcaatgatttttttgggtttttaatttttattttttatgaatgacTTAATATTTGTTGACGTGTGATTACACTAGAGTATTTATAATGTGTCAAATGAGACTTGTGGCATATGATAAACGGTTAGCTTTGACGGTAAAGTGATACAGTGACGTATTTTAAAATTGAGCaagacttaaaaattatatacttaaaattgaaaatttaaaaactaaattcaAATGAGATGAAAAGTTAAGGGTAGATATGATTTTTTCCTTTGGAATATAATAAgtgatttgaaaaaagaataatagttaaataaaataataaaaataaacagttAAGATAGAGAATAagacatgaaaaaaataaagtaactaaaattaaaaaaaaataaaggattttttttttaaaaaatgatgtcCGAATGTGAATGTTGCTTGCTTGCTTGCGTCAAAAACTACCGGGTCAGATACAAAAAACGAACCCCTACTAGTCTATGCCTCGGAGAAACAAGTACCGAGGAAGAAATATGCTCGTTCAAAAGTTAAGGCCGCCAACCATATCCAATAACATAATCTATTTTTAgctatttaatatatatatatatatatatatttaatatatatatatatatatatatatatatatattttagttaataccatttttttaattttttttattccacctttttttgttttaaaaaaatgattttaataaattttttattgttttgagaaGGAGCGgaaaaattagagagaaaataataaaaaaattaaaaaaatttattctaaaagaTCCGCTGATGAGCAAAATGGcttataaataactaaattaccTATTATGAATTTGTTGGAGGTGCTCTAAGCAAtatctaaaaagcattaataaataaaagattcaTCATATATTGAACTGATatatcttttattaaaaatgagtaatgttatttaataaactgttatacGATTATCATATAACTTGATGATATAACAGTAAAAATCAATCATAAAAACATGacttaaaaaaatactaattataaGTGCTGCATCATTTCAATTATATGATAATTGCATACTAGtctattaaaaaacatttttcattaaaagtACATGTCCAATTTTAAGGAAAGCTTtgtcaacaatatatatatacacaccaaTAACCATTATAGGATATTTAAATTAAGTAGCAAGTGTTTAGATATGATTTGGTGTTGGAAGTAAATTGGGTTTAGATGCTAGTTTTTAGGTTGTCAAAAGGTGCAagttggagaagaaaaaagtgtgGGGTTGCTTGGAATGAAACCAATCCCTATATGGATTTGGAGGCAGATAAATAGCTTTGTCGCAACGTTCTTGGTAAGAGtatatttcttgttttgttcAAAGCTCCTACAAAGAAAAGGACTCGTCCTTTGtatttacttattaaaactgAAATTCACAGGGCATCATTTCAGCCACATGATTTGTCAGCACAAAACCCATGTATATTCAATCCTCCATTATGATGAAACCAAAATTCTCAGGGCTTTGTGGTCCAAAATGTGACTAGCCGAGAGAGATCAAATGGTACTGGAAGACGTTGAAAATGGCAAGCATGAAAATACAGGGGAGAGATGGGGGGCAAAAGGGTGAGAGAAGAGAGGGTGGCGTGCTTTAGCGGCAGAGAAAAAGCTCCTTTTAAGAGTGACTCTGACTCTGAGCCACCCTGTGAAACACAGTCCCCTACTTCCTATACACAAACCTCACTACACACTACGCATACACAAGCCctgttttttccattttccattttcctttttttttttttttttttttgtttgtgttacttTTGTTTGTTGGGTCTTTGGCCTTCTGCAAGATTCAGAGCTAGGAGAGACAACTGTGTCGGAGCCTTAGAGGAGGGTCGAAGGGGCATTGAGATTTGCGccaaaagagagaaaggaagatcTTGAGCGGATCAGGATGATTTAAAGCAAAGGCGGCGACAATTTATGAgctttttagagagagagagagagaaaaagaggtaCTCTGTTCCAGCTATTTTCTCTCTCTGACGCcaattaatctctctctcttactctcTCTTTACCAgcgcattatttttttttctctctgacGCCATTTTCTTCCTGTGTGTTCTGGAAACCATTTCTCTATAGGGGTTTTCGTGCTCGAAGTTTCTCTCTCGTTTTTCTCTTTCTACAAGCGTCATCTACGTCATCATTGAGCCTCGGAGTCAATGGGTAAAGCTCCAAGATCGAGGCGGGGGTATAATGGGAGAGTCTGTCTCGGTCCGGTGTTTGTCACGGTCTAGTGGAAAGCGTGGAGTTCTTAGGTAGAGGAAGTCGCGTAAGAACGCCATTTCTGGACTGGGGGGGTTTTTGGTTCCTTCATCTGGGTTTTTCCCAGAATCCGccattttagagagagaaagttggGGGTTGGGTGTGGGCAGCTTCGCTGGAAACAGAGAGGTTGGTTTTGTGTGATTTGGGGCACTTCCGAGAGGTATTTTGGGGTGGGCAAAATGAAGTTTATGAAATTGGGTTCGAAGCCTGATGCATTTCAAGCGGAAGGGAAAGCTGTCAGGTGAGAGagtcttttcctttatttgttttactttcaTAATATTATAATCCATATATACGTTTTTTTCtgtgctttttttgtttgtttttggttctCTTTTTTGTTCATATTTAAACGCtaattgtaatatatttaagCATAGCTTTTGTTCCTgaatttaagttttttgtttgtttgtaggATTTGTATAATTGATTGTGTTTCTTTGTTATGCTCTGGCAGATTTTAGTGAAAGCATACACTCTGTTTAATTTTGAGATTTATATGTGATACTGTTAAGTGGACATTTCTTATCTTGGTTACAAATTCTCAAATTATTTATGCCTTTCAAAATGGGCAAAAAAGGTCAATACCCTTTCGAAAATTATTTCAGCGAATAAAAGTTGCAGGCAAAAACAGAAAAGggggtatttttttattttatttttttgtgtagtGGAATATTATCGTTTGAAGGAGAGAGGAAGGGAAGAAGAGGGGTATCTAAGGCCATTCAGGAGGTGGTCCAGCTATTTAACTGTCCTCTTTTAAAGAATTCGTGGTCCTGATATGGTAAAGACATCTGGGGTACCCAAGTTCTTTAATCATcaatttgtcattttctttctctatacAATGACATTAATTCCACGAAACCATTTATGGTTTCTACCTCCAAAAAAGTTATAAATTCTGATCTTACATGCAGATTTGGATATATTACAGATGCGTCAAACTGGTCAGAGGAAAAGTTGACCAGTGGATGGATGGTTTGACTGTCACTAATCCAGCTCTGTAGCTGCAATAGCATGCCTGATTATGAAATATCATATTCTTGCATGTGCACTTTGTCTAGTTGCATAATGAGATATCGGGTGTAAAAAACAGAGCTGTGTTGGTTAATTCCTTTAATTATGTGACCACATGTTATGAAGCAAGTTGCATGTTTCTTTGACTCTATTGGTGTGTTAACTGTGGGCAATTTCTATTGTAACTGAGGGCAAGTTCTACATATAGAAACAGAGCTTTGCAGAGGGTGATGCAGTTATAGATAATTAGAAATTTGTAGTGTTCCTGTGCTGATAAAATGAGGTTTCAGACTCTTTGATTCCTATACGCAAATGCTGAGAGATACATATGTCATCTGGTCCAGTGTGGTctgtctttttttgtttttgtttttacttgtcTGCACAAGAGGAGGGAAAGAGGAGGGAAAgtggggagggggattcgaactggTGAACtacacttcatgaggcgtggtccccagCCGATTAGGCTTAGGTCTGTGTCTTGGACGTTAATTTTGGTtaagattttggattttggacaCCGGAGAGTTTTTCTTGACATTCGTGTGTGAACACAAGATAAACCTGTTCATCTATTCAAGCATCGAGCATAATatgttcttatctttttttttttttttcctgagcgcAGTATGTCATATGGAACTTAGAAAATAGCTCTTATGTTACCTGCAGGGGCTTGTTATTTGGATTAGGGAGTTTTGGTACTCAACATCGATTTCACTTTCCTTTGACGTTAATTTTGGTtaagattttggattttggacaCCGGAGAGTTTTTCTTGACATTTGTGTGTGAACACAAGATAAACCTGTTCATCTATTCAAGCATCGAGCATAATatgttctttatcttttcttttcttttttttttctttttttcctgaacGCAGTATGTCATATGGAACTTAGAAAATAGCTCTTATGTTACCTGCAGGGGCTTGTTATTTGGATTAGGGAGTTTTGGTACTCAACATCCATTTCACTTTCCGTTTAAGACAACTATCTTTGAACTAGGATAAGTTGGATTATCATATATTCAGCAACTGACATTCATTTCACTTTTAAGTTATGCTTTTTAAGAGTGAGAAGTGGTGGAAAATTGTGCTGCACTGTGACTGTAACTGTTAACTCTTTAGATCAAAGCTATCAAATTTTGGTGTGAGAGCTTGGTGAAGTTTACTAATCAATGTTGCTCCCAGCCCTTCTGGTACTGGTGCCTTATATTAGGCTTGTTTTTGGGATTGAAGGTAGGTTCTATGTTCTTAGGAAATAGAAAACATTTCTATTGAGGATGTGTTGCATTACTGTAATGAAGAGTTCGTATCGAGTTTGTAGTTTTTGAGAATGGATGAAAAGAGCTTAGTAAATGTTCATACGACTTGTTGGCACCAGTTATTGAGGTCCATTAAATGAGTCTGAATTGTGGAAAGACTTCAAATCTGTCTATGCTGTTCCATGCAAAAACTAGTTTGAGCTGCTGAGTGGCAAGATTATTTATCTTGTTTACTGTTGCAACCCATAACTTTGATTATTGTTGGGTTTACTTAGGTGTTTCAAATGTCTGATCTATTGTTGGTTTATGAAATGATGATGAGTTGTCTCTCTGCACATAATTCACTTTCCAGGAGATGGTCATATGCATATAGATTTTCTATTGTACGTTCAACTTTATAGTGACCTCTTTATTGGCTTAGCATATCGTGTCCTACTCACGCAGATATGTGTCATCTGAATTGGCAACGGATGTCATCATCAATGTTGGTGAAGTGAAGTTTTACCTTCACAAGGTATGATACCCTTATGCTTTCCCATCAAGTGAGTTGAATTTTTACATTATTTTGACTGCTTGAATTCTTACGATGTCTTATCATATGGATTGGTCATGCTTTCAAGCTTTGATGACCTAACAATATGCAACACAATTGAGATTTACATTTAGCTAATATTCGAACCATTTTGAGTAAGTGCTAATGCTTTCCTTCATGCATACAAGCATGTGAAGAAAGTGGAACTAGTCCAACTCTGACCCGATGTTAGAAGATGTGTGTATGAATGGCTctgttttacttttttcacaaaCTTGACATGttacttttctatttttgaaaaaagaaaaatagattaATAAATAGATCATTTGCAAGGCTGAGGTTGTTAAGGGCTCATGCAAGATCGTCAATTAAAGCATCTATTTCCTACCTCACTCTGGAATATATGACCATTATTGTGAAAGTAGAAACACACCAAAACATCTTTTTATGTATTCCTTTCAGGATCTATTTCATGTTGTGTTTTTAGATGGtgataaaccatttttttagtTCAAAATTTATACCAAATGGACAATATCAGACAAATTGCAAAACTAACAGAGCAACaaacatcaattttaaaagacGCCAGTGATATGAGTAGTACTTCTGTCAAGAACATGGATCTTAAGTTTCAAACTTCAGATTTTATATTGTTGTCTTGGTTGGTTGAGGTTGTACCAAGAAAGGTGATGACGCTGTTTCTTGGACAATCTTTGGTGTTGTAGGTTTTCTGTTCCTAGGTGACTAACAAATAGTTATTGTTTCCTTCTGTATACACTACGTCCAATGAACATGAACCATTACGCTTTGCATGTTTAATGGAGTCAATGAAAAACCTTTTACAATGACTGCTTTTTCCCCCAGCTAGTTGGTTTGGCTGGTTTCTAATACGTTAACTTATGTCTTTGCAGTTCCCTCTCTTGTCCAAGAGCAATTGTCTGCAGAAACTTGTGTTGAAGGCCAATGAGGAGAATGATGACGAAATTCATGTTGTTGATTTTCCTGGTGGGCCAAAAGCCTTTGAAATTTGTGCAAAGTTCTGCTATGGAATGACTGTTACTCTCAATGCATATAATGTTGTGGCTGCTCGTTGCGCGGCTGAGTACCTCGAGATGACTGAGGATGTTGATCGAGGAAacctaatatttaaaattgaggTATTTCTCAACTCGAGTATTTTTCGTAGCTGGAAAGATTCCATTATTGTTCTCCAAACCACCAAATCTCTTCTGCCATGGTCTGAGGATCTGAAGATTGTTGGAAGATGCATAGATTCCATTGCATCTAAAACCTCTGTGGATCCTACGAATATCACCTGGTCCTACACATATAACCGGAAATTAGCAGAACCTGATAGGATCATTGAGGATGGAGTGAAGTTTCCGGAAAAAATGGAATCTGTTCCAAAGGATTGGTGGGTTGAAGACATATGTGAGCTGGAGATCGATCTTTACAAGCGAGTAATGATCACTATCAAATCAAAAGGAAGAATGGATGGTACTGTGATTGGGGAGGCACTGAAAACTTATGCAATTAGATGGTTGCCAGATTCTGTCGACGCATTGGTTTCTGATGCTCATGCCTGGAGGAACAAATCTTTGGTAGAAACAATCGTTTGCTTATTGCCATCTGACAAAGGTTTGGGTTGTTCGTGTAGTTTCTTGCTGAAACTGTTGAAAGTCGCAATTTTAGTTGGAGCAGACGAGTCATCGAGGAAAGATTTGGTGAATAAGATCAGCCTAAAGCTGCATGAAGCTTCTGTAAAAGATTTACTGATCCCAGCTCGGTCTCCCCAAATTACTATATATGATATTGAGTTGGTGCAATGCATTGTGAATCGATTTTTGATGAATGAAAAGTGTAATAGGGATATGGATGTTGAGAAGAATGAGAAGGGGACTGATAATTTTGTCTTGGAACTTGGATCCTTGTTGAATGTTGGTAAACTGATTGATGGATATCTTGCGGAAATTGCACGCGATCGAAACCTCACACTCTCTAGCTTCATTGACTTATCACAGATGATTCCTGAGTCGGGGAGACCAATTCATGATGGATTATACAAGGCTATTGACATCTACCTGAAGGTAGGCCTTCACTATGCTGTGCATTACTGCATGCTAATTTTCTGTATATTCTTATTCCAATAGTTAAGCCCTTGAATCATATGTGCACAAACTGGATTCATTCAAGATGCTTTTGCGTTATCTATAAAGTGGCCTTTCTCATGTTATATGATACAAGCAGATTACTGAGGAAGCCATCATTTCATAGGCTTCACCAATTCTTAGGACTGACCAGTATATCCTTTAGCATGTAACTGATCCCTCCATGCATCTCAAGTACCCCAATCTTACACATCTTAGGTAATTGCCGGGGTTAATCCCTCTGGATATTAACATTTGGGTTTAAACGTTGGGCCAATGCTCACTGAGGTTTCCTGATTTCAAGTTGAAGAGCAATTCAAACCAACAGTTCCTCTTGTTTATGCTTACTGAGCATTTGCTGTTACTTTTTTATGTTGGTGTTAATTTCTTATGTTCATGTTAATTCAGTACTATTGATACATAACTCATCAAATAAGACAGAATGAAGTCACTATAATACTTTGCTCTCTCTAGGTGAACGTGTACCAGCCAAGTTGTGATTTAGAAGATCCAACCTTTATGGATTTTAACACATTCCTAATCGTAGTTCtaatagattattttgagttCTGATAGATTATTTTGATTACAGGAGCATCCTAGTTTAACAAAAGCTGAAAGGAAGAAGTTATGTGAACTTATGGATGTCAAGAAACTGTCAATGGATTCATCCATGCATGCTGCACAGAATGAGCGCCTCCCACTTCGGGTTGTTGTCCAAGTTCTCTTTTTTGAGCAGGTTAAAGCAACTGCTGGTGTTCGGTCCCttagcaacaacaacaattctGGCGATGCTTCACGTTCCACGACAAATACAGATGAAGAATGTGAGATGACAATAGCTGAAAATTGCAGGACCCTCAAGAAGCAGATGAGTCAAATGAGGATAAAAGGCAATGAGCCCCGGAAGAACGGGAAATTGGCTAAGAAGAACAGCAAAAACAGCCGAAGCGGCCTGCAGTTGCTGCCATCCCGGTCTAGGCGAATATTTGATAAACTGTGGGCAGTGGGTAAAGGGCACGGAGACAACCGAAGCTCCGAGACATCTGGGAGTTCTCAGAGCCCAACTTCATTGGTTCCTGGAGACACCAAATCCTCAGCTTCAGCTTCAAGACACAGGAGGCATTCCATCTCCTAGAATGGAATTTGGGGATTCATTTAGATCCAAACAAGTGAAGGAGATTTCAAAAAAGTGTAAAAAGTGGTAGGTTTTTGTTATAGCTTATTATGGGTTTCAACTGTTTAGCTGCAAAATATTCTGAAAATGGTGTACTGcagaaaaaagaatgaagaaaagtAATGAGCCTTTTGGGTTATTCCTAACATATGTTGGCTCCAAACTGTAAGATTTATCCATCCTATAAAAGTCCACGTAGGTCAAATGGAGTAGGGCTCTTAATGCTTTATTGATGCTTGATGTTCTCCTTGTATGAGATCTTGATTCCTTAAATTAAAGGTAATGATTCAAGATTTTCCTTGAGCTAGCTTAATTTTTCTATAGGCACATCTTTTGGGTTAAGTACATATGCTGAGTTCCCCATTGAAAATAAACCACCATATTTTAGTCAAATAATGCTTGGATACGAAGCAGTTAAGGATAAGATACCAAGCACgaaaagatttaaaaataaaaaaactgtatGCTTATATATGTAGAATGTGCATGAAATTTGAATGGTATGGGATATATCTTTTAAAGTTAGAAGaagctttttttaaaagaatttcctTTATAAGCTCTTTTGTCAAAAATGGATTTTGGCCTTTTATagagaaaagtatttttttggagtttttacCGAAATGATAACATTTGTTGATCTTCATGGCTCGTATTAGTAAATAGTAATAACTCTGATGGAGGAAGTTGGAAAGCATGAAACTTAAGAAGAGCTTGTATATTCTCACATGTCCTCTAGATTCGggttcttatttttttgaaccttttagatttttcatTTGGATTAAGGATTCGTCTGTTtcgaaataaaatatttttcgtcgaaaaatgtttttagcaaaaaaacattttacggtgtttggTGTGTacgaaaaattacaattttttatttttatttttatttttatttttatttttatttggaaaaaatataaaatggtcACCGAAACTACCAGTCGTTTGTAATATAGTCctacaatgttcaaaatgtaataaagtagtcTCACGatgtttaaaaaaatgtcaaattggccactccgttagttagcaccgtcaaattggatgaaaaatgcaatACAACTTTAGTTTTTTGaggttaaattactaaaatgtcattttgagaaaaaaaaaatcaatttaaaaaaagccCTTCAAAACGAATCCGTttgacttgaaaaaaaaaaaaaaaaaacttaaaaaaaattaattaaaaaacaaattaacattaattttttaagttttttttttttttttttttttttttttttttcaagccaaacaACGTCGCTTTTGGAGgccttttttaaattgattttttttttcttcaaaagagcATTatagtaacttaacctcaaaaaaCGACTTCGTATtgcatttttcattcaatttgacggtgttgactaacggagtggccaatttgacattttttagaattttgtgggtctactttattacattttgaa encodes the following:
- the LOC132189238 gene encoding BTB/POZ domain-containing protein NPY1 codes for the protein MKFMKLGSKPDAFQAEGKAVRYVSSELATDVIINVGEVKFYLHKFPLLSKSNCLQKLVLKANEENDDEIHVVDFPGGPKAFEICAKFCYGMTVTLNAYNVVAARCAAEYLEMTEDVDRGNLIFKIEVFLNSSIFRSWKDSIIVLQTTKSLLPWSEDLKIVGRCIDSIASKTSVDPTNITWSYTYNRKLAEPDRIIEDGVKFPEKMESVPKDWWVEDICELEIDLYKRVMITIKSKGRMDGTVIGEALKTYAIRWLPDSVDALVSDAHAWRNKSLVETIVCLLPSDKGLGCSCSFLLKLLKVAILVGADESSRKDLVNKISLKLHEASVKDLLIPARSPQITIYDIELVQCIVNRFLMNEKCNRDMDVEKNEKGTDNFVLELGSLLNVGKLIDGYLAEIARDRNLTLSSFIDLSQMIPESGRPIHDGLYKAIDIYLKEHPSLTKAERKKLCELMDVKKLSMDSSMHAAQNERLPLRVVVQVLFFEQVKATAGVRSLSNNNNSGDASRSTTNTDEECEMTIAENCRTLKKQMSQMRIKGNEPRKNGKLAKKNSKNSRSGLQLLPSRSRRIFDKLWAVGKGHGDNRSSETSGSSQSPTSLVPGDTKSSASASRHRRHSIS